The DNA segment GGTAGTAGCGATGTGCCCGAAGCGGGCAATGTCCTCATACAGCTTGACGTGCATCACACCGTATTCCTGCAGCGCATGCATTTTCCGGGTCTCGGTTTCCCGTGGTTCGATGAACCGCAGCGGCTCGGGAATCGGTACCTGATAGACCAGTATCTGGCCGTGGCTGAGCGGCGTCTCCGGTATCCGGTGACGGGTCTGGATAACGCTCGCTTCACAGGTGGATTCTGTGGTGGCAACGCCGGCGGTGCGGGCAAAAAAGCGCCTGATGCTGACCGCATTGGTGGTGTCGTCTGCGCCCTGGTCGATGACTTTGAGAACGTCATCCTGACCGATAATAGTGGCCGTAACCTGCATGCCACCGGTGCCCCAGCCATAGGGTAGCGGCATTTCGCGTCCGCCGAATGGTACCTGATAGCCGGGCACCGCCACGGCTTTCAGCAGGCATCGGCGAATCATCCGTTTGGTCTGCTCGTCCAGATAAGCGAAGTTATAGCCGTTGCTGTCACTCTCGGTGTCAGAATTGTGGTTAGAAGCTGCGCTAGTCATGCCTGTTTCACCTCACGGTGTTGTTCGTTGTCCATGCTCGGCTCATCTTGGTTGCCGGGTTTGGACGTGGTGTTCATTTTTGGGTTCTGGTGGCCTGATTTGCGTTGTTCAAACTCTTTACGGAGTCGTCGCAGCAGTACCAGCTCAGACTGAAAATCAACGTAGTGCGGTAGCTTCAGATGAGACACGAAACCCGAGGAGTCGAGGTTGTCGCAGTGGGCGAGAACAAACTCCTCGTCTTGCGCCGGCGAAACCACGTCCTCACCCAACTCCCGCGCCCGCAGCGCGCGATCCACCAGCGCCATCGCCAGTGCCTTGCGCTCGGAATTGCCAAACGCCAGACCGTAGCCACGGGTAAAACGTGGTGCCTCGGTGGCGGTGCCGATAAACTGGTTGATCATGTCGCATTCGCTAACCTGAATGTCACCGACAATAACGGGAAAGCCCAGTTCTTCCGGTGCGATTTCCACCGCCACTTCGCCCTGGCGGATTTCCCCTGCAAACGGGTGATTACGACCGTAACCGCGCTGGGTAGAGTAGGCGAGTGCCAGCAGGAATCCTTCGTCGCCGCGGGCCAGGGCTTGAAGGCGCAGGTCGCGGCTAGCGGGATAGTCCAGTGGTTGGCGGGTAAGATCGGCCGGCGCCGAATCGTCGGGTTGAAGGTCACCGCTATTGGCCAGTGGGCTTTCAATCAGTCCCTCGCTGTTGAGGAAATCCAGTACCCGTGGGCAGTCTTCTACCATTTCGTCAGAGGGCTGCGTGGAAGGAATCGTAGAGGGTGATGGAGAAGGTGACGAAGAGCCCCGCTCACCATTGGCCAACAACGTAAAATCCAGCAATCGATGGGTGTAATCGTAGGTGGGGCCTAACACTTGGCCCCCAGGCAGATCCTTGTAGGCAGCGGAAATCCTGCGCTGGATAGCCATGGTGTTGGTTTCCATCGGCAGAGACGCGAGGAAACGCGGCAGGGTCGTGCGATAGGCCCGCAGAAGAAAAATAGCCTCAATAGAATCGCCGCTGGCCTGCTTGAGCGCCAGTGCTGCAAGTTCCGGGTCGTAAAGAGAACCTTCGGCCATGACCCGGTCTACGGCGAGTCCCATCTGTTGGCGAATCTGGGCAACGCTCAGTTCCGGTATCGAGGTGTCACCGCGGCGGGTTTCGTCGAGCCAGCTGTGGGCCTGATCGATGGCTTTTTCGCCGCCTTTGACAGCTACGTACATGCTATATCTCCACTCGAGTGGTGCGTGGCAGACCCATCAGGGCCGTTCCGGCGGTGAACAGAAGGTCAACGCCACAAGGAAATTGACGGCAATTATCGGCCAGCATGCCAGGCCAGCGCCGGTCCAGACCGGCGATGCCGACCGTGCGTACGCCATCAATCCCCGGTCCACGCAGAGCCCAAGTGCTGTCGGCATCCAGGCTTTCCACCTGCACGATCACGGTGGTGGAGCGATCTGGGTATTCATGGCTGCCTTGGGCAAAATAGGTCAGATCGCCGTCGAAATCTGGCGGTATCAGGGCAAACTCTGCCTGGCCCGGTTCGTCCACAAGGCGACAACCACAATGAAAGCGCAGCGCGCTCACCAGGGCGTCGGTTCTTAAGGCCGGCGCAATCCACAAGGGTGTTTCCGCGTCCAGAAGTGTCAGGCAAAGCTGGTATGACGCAATGTGCACGCCTTCAGGCGCTGGGATCTCTGGCACATTTTGCACGGTTCCGGGCTCAGAGAGCGCGGTGAGCGCGCGCCGAAACACCTGTTGTGACTGATGCACCGGATCGTCGAATCCGGCACAAAGCCCGGCCAGTGAGAATGCCGGTGAGAATGCCGGTGAGAGCGCCGGCGAAAATGTTGTGGACAGCGCCGGCATGGCGAATGGGTGACTCTCGTTGGTCGCGGTCATCGACTAGCTCCCCCTTACCATGGTCATGAAGTTAACTTTGGTTGTGGCAGCTTTGCGGGAGACCTTTTCACGACGAGCCAGCCACTGCTCGTGCAGTGGCTGTATCAATGCAGGGCCGTGTATGCGGCTGTTTTCGCACATCAGGCCGTCGAACAGTGCCGCCAGTTCAGCGTGGCGCCGGCTGCGGCCACTGACATAGCCAAAGCCCTGTGTACTGCCATCCAGTTCCACCACACACCGGGTAAGCGTTATTTCGCCGAGATTAAAGGGCGAGCCTGTGCCTCCGGTGCGGCCACGCACCATGGCCATGCCAATTTCCGGTTTACGGAGGTGGCGGAAAGTCGGTTGGAGTGGCAGGTTTTGCCAGTAAGTCTCCAAGTCACTCAGGTCGGCTCTTGCCAATACCGACATCCAATATTGACGATCGGCGACCTCCGACGTGGAATCCTTAGTTTGTGAAAAGCTCTGCGAAAAGGCCTGCGCGTGGGTCATGGGCCGTTTTCTCCTGTAAGTGGGCCAGTTATCTAGATGAAGCGTTTGCGGACCCACTGAGACGTGATATCCAGTGAGGTCACGACCAGAATAATGATGATCATCACCGCGCAGGTTTGAGCAAACTGGAAGCCGCGCATGCTTTCCCATAGAATCACGCCGATGCCCCCGGCGCCCACCATGCCCACAACCGTAGCGGAGCGGACATTGGATTCGAATCGGTACAGTGAATAGGAAATCCACAACGGCAAAACCTGCGGGATAACGCCATAAATAATTTCCTGCAGACCACTGGCTCCGGTGGCTCGCACACCTTCTACCGGCCCTGGGTCAATGGCCTCTACGGCTTCGGAAAACAGTTTTGCCAGCACCCCGGTGGTATGGATGAACAACGCCATGACCCCGGCGAACGGTCCCAGCCCTACCGCGACCACAAACAGCATGGCAAAGACCATCTCGTTGATGGCGCGGAACGAGTCCATCAAGCGGCGAACTGGCTGGCAGACCCACCAGGGCACGAGATTTTCCGAGGACATGATTCCGAAAGGGATGGCTAGAATAACGGCCATTACGGTGCCCCAGATCGCAATCTGTACGGTGGTGACCATCTCGCTGACATAGAGCGGCCAATGGTGAAAATCGGGTGGGAAAAAATCGGCTGCGAACACAGCCATGTTGTTACCGTCGGCAATCAGAGCCGCCGGATTCATCTCGGCTCCCTCCCAGGCCCAGATTAGGACAGCGCCGGTGATGCCCCAGCCCAGCAAGGCCGCCCAGCTCCGTGAAAGCAAGTTGCTTTGGCCTTCGGGAAGATGTGAGTGTGTTGATGCGCTTTGCATGAGAGCTGCCTGTCGCTTTTACGTCTGGAGTTACCGGGGTTGTCTCCGGCGCGAAAAGGGCTGGCGTTATAAGCCAGCCCCGGGGTCGATCAGTTGGACTATTCGCGGGCAGCGTCCAGTGCTGCAAGTCGACGATCCAGGCCGGCCAGTTGGGCTGCGATGTCAGCCAGCTTTTCGGTCTTTTCCTCTGCTGAGTAACGGCTGTCGTTCTCGATGGCCGCTTTTTGCTTGAACATTTCGAGCTGACGAATGGGAATCAACTGGTCATTGCTCGAAGCACGGAAGGGTGCCCATTGGAGATCAGCCAGGATTTTCAATTCTTTTTCGTCGCCGGTAGTGCCGTAGCCCATCAGGAAGTCGTAGACTTTCTGTTTGGTTTCCGCAGACAGATTTTTGCGCCAGACCAGTGGGTCAGACGGAATCAACGGTGATTTCCAGATTACTTTGAGGTTGTCTGCTTTTTCCGGAAAAGTGAGTTGCAACCGTGCCATGCTCTCGGTATTGAAGGTGGCCACGTCTACCTGTTTGTTAGCCACAGCCATGGCGTTGGTTTCATGGCCGGAATTTAGTGTGCGCTTGAAGGCTTTTTTGGGATCGATGCCGTTTTTGGCGAAAATGTAGTAGCTGGGCACCAGGAAACCGGAGGTGGAGTTGGGATCGCCATTACCAAACGTAAGGTCTTTAGCGTTGGCGAGCACATCCTCGACTGTATTCAGGTTGGTACTGTCTTTGTGAACAATCATCAGGCTCCAGTAGCCTGGTGAGCCGTCCGCTGCCACAGTCTGCACCACAATTTCGCCGCCGGCACGGTCGACAGCTTCCATCGCCGACTTGTTGCCGTACCAGGCAATGTCAACCTTGTCGAAGCGCATACCCTGAATGATGCCGGCATAATCCGGGGCGAAGAAACCTTTCACCTCCATGTCCAATTTTGCCGACATGTCCTCAAGGAAAGGTTCCCAGACGTTTTTTAGATTGCTGGAAGATTCGGTTGAAATGATGCCGAAGTTAAGAGTCTTCTGTTCTTCTGCCTGCAAGCCGGCTGCGCCTACTGTGACTGCGGCCGCCAGGGTCATGCGGCCTATCCATTGTTTCAACATAATGTTTTCCTGTGATTTTGAGTGTAAGTAAAAATACGGGACAGTTTTCCGGTCAGCCGGTGGCTGCCAG comes from the Marinobacter psychrophilus genome and includes:
- the phnG gene encoding phosphonate C-P lyase system protein PhnG — its product is MTHAQAFSQSFSQTKDSTSEVADRQYWMSVLARADLSDLETYWQNLPLQPTFRHLRKPEIGMAMVRGRTGGTGSPFNLGEITLTRCVVELDGSTQGFGYVSGRSRRHAELAALFDGLMCENSRIHGPALIQPLHEQWLARREKVSRKAATTKVNFMTMVRGS
- the phnD gene encoding phosphonate ABC transporter substrate-binding protein — encoded protein: MLKQWIGRMTLAAAVTVGAAGLQAEEQKTLNFGIISTESSSNLKNVWEPFLEDMSAKLDMEVKGFFAPDYAGIIQGMRFDKVDIAWYGNKSAMEAVDRAGGEIVVQTVAADGSPGYWSLMIVHKDSTNLNTVEDVLANAKDLTFGNGDPNSTSGFLVPSYYIFAKNGIDPKKAFKRTLNSGHETNAMAVANKQVDVATFNTESMARLQLTFPEKADNLKVIWKSPLIPSDPLVWRKNLSAETKQKVYDFLMGYGTTGDEKELKILADLQWAPFRASSNDQLIPIRQLEMFKQKAAIENDSRYSAEEKTEKLADIAAQLAGLDRRLAALDAARE
- a CDS encoding alpha-D-ribose 1-methylphosphonate 5-phosphate C-P-lyase PhnJ; translation: MTSAASNHNSDTESDSNGYNFAYLDEQTKRMIRRCLLKAVAVPGYQVPFGGREMPLPYGWGTGGMQVTATIIGQDDVLKVIDQGADDTTNAVSIRRFFARTAGVATTESTCEASVIQTRHRIPETPLSHGQILVYQVPIPEPLRFIEPRETETRKMHALQEYGVMHVKLYEDIARFGHIATTYAYPVKVNGHYVMDPSPIPKFDNPKMHGNPALQLFGAGREKRIYAIPPFTRVESLDFEDHPFEIQGWDQTCEFCGSDHSFLDEVVTDDEGGRIFICSDTDYCNQRFETGARQEAV
- the phnE gene encoding phosphonate ABC transporter, permease protein PhnE, which encodes MQSASTHSHLPEGQSNLLSRSWAALLGWGITGAVLIWAWEGAEMNPAALIADGNNMAVFAADFFPPDFHHWPLYVSEMVTTVQIAIWGTVMAVILAIPFGIMSSENLVPWWVCQPVRRLMDSFRAINEMVFAMLFVVAVGLGPFAGVMALFIHTTGVLAKLFSEAVEAIDPGPVEGVRATGASGLQEIIYGVIPQVLPLWISYSLYRFESNVRSATVVGMVGAGGIGVILWESMRGFQFAQTCAVMIIIILVVTSLDITSQWVRKRFI
- a CDS encoding carbon-phosphorus lyase complex subunit PhnI; this translates as MYVAVKGGEKAIDQAHSWLDETRRGDTSIPELSVAQIRQQMGLAVDRVMAEGSLYDPELAALALKQASGDSIEAIFLLRAYRTTLPRFLASLPMETNTMAIQRRISAAYKDLPGGQVLGPTYDYTHRLLDFTLLANGERGSSSPSPSPSTIPSTQPSDEMVEDCPRVLDFLNSEGLIESPLANSGDLQPDDSAPADLTRQPLDYPASRDLRLQALARGDEGFLLALAYSTQRGYGRNHPFAGEIRQGEVAVEIAPEELGFPVIVGDIQVSECDMINQFIGTATEAPRFTRGYGLAFGNSERKALAMALVDRALRARELGEDVVSPAQDEEFVLAHCDNLDSSGFVSHLKLPHYVDFQSELVLLRRLRKEFEQRKSGHQNPKMNTTSKPGNQDEPSMDNEQHREVKQA
- the phnH gene encoding phosphonate C-P lyase system protein PhnH, whose amino-acid sequence is MTATNESHPFAMPALSTTFSPALSPAFSPAFSLAGLCAGFDDPVHQSQQVFRRALTALSEPGTVQNVPEIPAPEGVHIASYQLCLTLLDAETPLWIAPALRTDALVSALRFHCGCRLVDEPGQAEFALIPPDFDGDLTYFAQGSHEYPDRSTTVIVQVESLDADSTWALRGPGIDGVRTVGIAGLDRRWPGMLADNCRQFPCGVDLLFTAGTALMGLPRTTRVEI